In the Enterococcus saigonensis genome, one interval contains:
- a CDS encoding GNAT family N-acetyltransferase: MEFKEEKDRFAVYDDGREIGEMTWSSADGMMIIDHTFVEPDYRGQKIAEKLVSHGVERARRDDLKIIPLCPFAKKEFAEKPEYGDVLRK, from the coding sequence ATGGAATTTAAAGAAGAAAAAGACCGTTTTGCAGTTTATGATGATGGAAGAGAAATTGGTGAAATGACATGGTCTTCTGCTGATGGCATGATGATTATTGACCATACGTTTGTTGAACCGGATTATCGAGGTCAAAAAATTGCTGAAAAATTGGTATCTCATGGTGTAGAACGTGCACGACGGGATGATTTAAAAATTATTCCACTTTGCCCATTTGCTAAAAAAGAATTTGCTGAAAAACCAGAATACGGGGATGTTTTACGTAAGTAA
- the secG gene encoding preprotein translocase subunit SecG — MYNFLLGVVIVLSIIIIIAIMMQPSKQNSAASAFTGGADQLFGKQKARGFEAVMQRTTAVLGAVWLILLFVLAFLSSK, encoded by the coding sequence ATGTATAATTTTTTATTAGGCGTAGTGATTGTGCTTTCAATCATCATTATTATCGCTATCATGATGCAGCCGAGCAAGCAAAATAGTGCAGCCAGCGCCTTTACCGGTGGTGCCGATCAGCTATTTGGTAAACAAAAAGCCCGCGGTTTTGAAGCCGTGATGCAGCGTACAACAGCAGTTTTAGGCGCTGTTTGGTTAATTTTGTTATTTGTATTAGCCTTTTTATCATCAAAATAA
- a CDS encoding alpha/beta hydrolase family protein: protein MLMIIGIILGLLVIGLLIYYHYLKRWAHFFVDAVVERDNHWYLAKGQSSLNPDAKKEEPTNELYNFWLTEYEWGALSFDQEKLVASTFLQDSNRWVICVHGYRSTGFDEMAAEAKTYFEAGYNVLVPDLRGQGAAVVRLSVLGG from the coding sequence ATGTTGATGATTATTGGAATAATTTTAGGGTTATTAGTGATTGGACTGCTGATTTACTACCATTATTTAAAGCGTTGGGCGCATTTTTTTGTAGATGCAGTAGTTGAACGAGACAACCACTGGTATTTAGCAAAAGGACAATCTTCTTTAAATCCAGATGCCAAAAAAGAAGAGCCCACAAATGAACTTTACAATTTTTGGCTAACAGAATATGAATGGGGAGCACTTAGTTTTGATCAAGAAAAATTAGTAGCTTCAACGTTTTTACAAGATAGCAATCGATGGGTAATTTGCGTTCATGGCTATCGCAGCACAGGATTTGATGAAATGGCAGCTGAAGCCAAAACGTATTTTGAAGCAGGATATAATGTTTTAGTACCTGATCTTAGAGGACAGGGCGCAGCAGTGGTAAGATTATCGGTCTTGGGTGGTTAG
- a CDS encoding TIGR00266 family protein yields the protein MKYNLSSTSVFPLVDIALKEGEEVQIEPGSMVYHNGLVTLEGHMNSNGKKGIGGMMKALGRSLSSGESFFITKVRGDAENAHVTIAPSTPGTIRELPIGPTQWRLNTGAFLASESSVSYTMQRQKLEGALLGGTGGLFVMETAGEGMMLINGYGDLVEITMDGSQQFVIDNEHVLAWSKSLDYHIEFASGTFGFKTGEGLVNRFSGQGKIIIQSRNIEAFAGLIAPFIPSSSN from the coding sequence ATGAAATACAATTTAAGCTCTACTTCTGTTTTCCCTTTAGTGGATATTGCATTAAAGGAAGGTGAAGAGGTTCAAATCGAACCTGGTTCAATGGTTTATCATAATGGTTTGGTTACATTAGAAGGTCACATGAATAGTAATGGAAAAAAAGGGATCGGCGGCATGATGAAAGCACTAGGACGTTCATTATCTAGTGGCGAAAGTTTCTTTATTACTAAGGTCCGTGGTGATGCAGAAAACGCCCACGTTACCATTGCCCCTTCCACTCCAGGAACCATTCGTGAATTACCGATAGGCCCAACACAATGGCGTTTAAATACAGGTGCTTTTTTAGCCAGCGAGAGTAGTGTTTCGTATACAATGCAACGCCAAAAATTAGAAGGCGCACTATTAGGTGGCACTGGAGGTCTATTCGTCATGGAAACTGCCGGAGAGGGAATGATGTTAATTAACGGCTACGGTGATTTAGTCGAAATTACCATGGATGGCAGCCAACAATTTGTCATCGACAACGAGCATGTTTTGGCTTGGAGTAAGTCGCTTGATTACCATATTGAATTTGCTTCTGGAACATTTGGTTTTAAAACCGGCGAAGGACTCGTGAATCGTTTTTCGGGTCAAGGCAAAATCATTATTCAAAGTCGTAATATTGAAGCGTTTGCGGGATTAATTGCGCCATTCATCCCTTCAAGTAGTAACTAA
- a CDS encoding alpha/beta hydrolase — protein MEKKPTSFFTAKGKKAVLLFHAYSGSPNDVRMLSRALEKENYTVYAPLFLGHGTMEPKEILTTDFQKWKEDAQNAFYALVKEGYREICVFGLSMGGIFAMDLLTKGHPEIVAGGAFCSPLFKTKNNVPENFLLYAKQLYQRQKIDDAIIEEKLNKLKPLVMKQLHAIETFGEKVSQNLSSVKVPVYLAQGGADEMIDANTVYNTATALQQVDVTLDWYAKSGHVITVDPVHRQFEKNVIHFLTKQNEKR, from the coding sequence GTGGAAAAAAAACCAACATCTTTTTTTACAGCAAAAGGAAAAAAGGCTGTCTTACTCTTTCATGCTTATTCTGGCAGTCCCAATGACGTTAGAATGTTGTCCAGAGCGCTAGAAAAAGAAAATTATACTGTTTATGCACCGCTTTTTTTGGGTCATGGCACTATGGAACCCAAAGAAATTTTAACGACTGACTTTCAAAAATGGAAAGAAGATGCACAAAATGCTTTTTATGCTTTAGTCAAAGAAGGGTACCGGGAAATTTGTGTGTTTGGACTCTCCATGGGAGGCATTTTTGCGATGGACCTATTAACAAAAGGGCATCCAGAAATTGTAGCAGGGGGAGCTTTTTGCTCGCCTTTATTCAAAACAAAAAATAATGTGCCTGAAAACTTCCTATTATATGCAAAACAATTATACCAACGACAAAAAATCGATGACGCTATAATTGAAGAAAAATTAAACAAGTTGAAGCCGCTAGTGATGAAACAATTGCACGCAATTGAGACATTCGGTGAAAAAGTGAGTCAGAATCTTTCTTCTGTGAAAGTACCCGTGTACTTAGCGCAAGGAGGAGCAGATGAAATGATTGATGCAAATACAGTCTATAATACAGCCACAGCGTTACAACAAGTAGATGTAACATTGGATTGGTATGCTAAAAGTGGACATGTAATCACCGTTGATCCAGTACATCGGCAATTTGAAAAAAATGTTATCCACTTTTTAACTAAGCAAAATGAAAAGAGGTAG
- the smpB gene encoding SsrA-binding protein SmpB, with protein MPKGEGKLIAQNKKARHDYTIIDTLEAGIVLQGTEIKSIRNARINLKDGFVRIRNGEAFLYNVHISPYEQGNLFNHDPLRTRKLLLHRKQIDRLYGEMKSAGMTVVPLKVYLKDGFAKVLIGLAKGKKEYDKRETLKRKDQERQISRVLKNY; from the coding sequence ATGCCAAAAGGCGAAGGTAAATTAATTGCCCAAAATAAAAAAGCTCGCCATGACTATACAATTATTGATACGTTAGAAGCTGGTATTGTTTTACAAGGGACTGAAATTAAATCAATCCGCAATGCCCGTATTAATTTAAAAGACGGTTTTGTACGAATTCGCAATGGGGAGGCGTTTCTTTATAACGTTCATATTTCTCCTTATGAACAAGGAAACTTATTTAATCATGACCCCTTACGCACACGAAAACTTTTATTACATCGCAAACAAATTGATCGTTTATATGGCGAAATGAAAAGTGCGGGAATGACAGTAGTTCCGTTAAAAGTCTACCTTAAAGACGGTTTTGCCAAAGTCTTAATTGGTCTTGCTAAAGGAAAAAAAGAATATGATAAACGTGAAACACTCAAACGCAAGGATCAAGAAAGACAAATTAGCCGTGTTTTGAAAAACTATTGA
- the rnr gene encoding ribonuclease R — translation MKATIKEQVLTFLATSNKKSFSAEEIAEGLNLQKSTDFKLLVQTIAAMEREGTIIFNKKGKIKLPPQTVLVEGTFRANERGFGFVTIDPEEDDIFIPKEKTGYAMDGDTVAIDIVKISDPFSDRGAEGQVVEIRQRAVNQIVGEFSLFDESEIAESDLYGSVKPKDKNFNGLRVLVAAQGIKPVDGSIVIVEITHYPEKGYPTSIEGVVKQIIGHKNDPGMDILSIVISHGINTSFPANVLAQADKVAETIDPADFPDRVDRRDQLIVTIDGEDAKDLDDAVTVKKLTNGNFFLGVHIADVSYYVTEGSPLDQEAYDRGTSVYLTDRVIPMIPQRLSNGICSLNPHVPRLTMSCEMEIDPTGNIVKHAIFPSIIQTTERMTYTAVNAIIEDEEPEVSKRYEKLVPMFYEMAELHYILEQRRIKRGAVSFEDREAKVLVDEQGHPKDIILRSRGIGERLIESFMLAANETVAEHYNKLQLPFIYRIHEDPKEEKLQRFFDFAAALGMVVKHTKGSITPKDLQKVVADVAERPEAMVVNMMLLRSMQQAKYSEHNAGHYGLAADYYTHFTSPIRRYPDLIVHRLIRSYASDTSKKMQSKWQEKLPEIAHHSSDMERRAVLCEREVDAMKKAEFMQEHIGEDFDGVISSITKFGIFIELPNTIEGMIHISNLKEDYFHFVEQQLALVGERTGMTFKIGQKVRVKVTNANPETREIDFELVSAEEVTQLPRPQVSRNNRSGKKTDNRSSRRQKHTPAKSKAYDNKGKLQVDLNGNKKKKGKKPFYKGIKKKKHK, via the coding sequence ATGAAAGCAACAATTAAAGAGCAGGTTTTAACTTTTTTAGCTACGAGTAATAAAAAAAGTTTTTCTGCCGAAGAAATTGCAGAAGGTTTAAATCTGCAAAAAAGTACTGATTTTAAGCTGCTGGTACAGACAATAGCGGCAATGGAGCGAGAAGGTACGATTATTTTTAACAAAAAAGGCAAAATTAAGTTGCCACCACAAACAGTATTAGTAGAGGGTACATTTCGTGCTAACGAACGAGGTTTTGGTTTTGTAACCATCGATCCAGAAGAAGATGATATTTTTATTCCCAAGGAAAAAACGGGCTATGCTATGGATGGTGATACGGTTGCCATTGATATCGTGAAAATTTCAGATCCTTTTTCTGATCGTGGTGCAGAAGGTCAGGTTGTAGAAATTAGACAACGAGCTGTCAATCAAATCGTGGGTGAATTTAGTTTATTTGATGAAAGTGAAATCGCCGAAAGCGATTTATATGGGAGTGTGAAACCAAAAGATAAGAATTTTAATGGCTTAAGAGTTTTAGTTGCTGCACAAGGAATTAAGCCAGTGGACGGTAGTATTGTCATTGTAGAGATTACCCATTACCCTGAAAAAGGCTATCCTACTAGTATTGAAGGTGTAGTCAAACAAATTATTGGACATAAAAATGATCCTGGCATGGATATTTTATCTATCGTTATTAGTCATGGTATTAACACGAGTTTTCCTGCAAATGTTTTAGCTCAAGCAGACAAAGTAGCAGAGACGATAGACCCAGCTGATTTTCCTGATCGTGTGGATCGTCGAGATCAATTGATTGTAACGATTGATGGCGAAGATGCCAAAGACTTAGATGATGCGGTCACTGTAAAAAAATTAACAAATGGTAATTTTTTCTTGGGTGTGCATATTGCAGATGTTTCATATTATGTAACAGAAGGTAGCCCTTTAGACCAAGAAGCTTATGATAGAGGTACGAGTGTCTATTTGACAGATCGCGTTATTCCGATGATTCCACAACGTCTATCAAATGGTATTTGCTCCTTGAATCCTCACGTGCCCCGTCTTACTATGAGCTGTGAAATGGAGATTGACCCAACTGGAAATATTGTCAAGCATGCTATTTTTCCAAGTATAATTCAAACTACCGAACGGATGACATATACAGCGGTAAATGCGATTATTGAAGATGAAGAACCAGAAGTCTCCAAGCGCTATGAAAAATTAGTACCGATGTTTTATGAAATGGCAGAATTACATTATATTCTGGAACAACGCCGGATAAAAAGAGGAGCAGTCAGCTTTGAAGATCGTGAAGCGAAAGTTTTAGTTGATGAGCAGGGCCACCCTAAAGATATTATTTTGCGCAGCCGTGGTATAGGAGAACGTCTAATTGAATCCTTCATGTTAGCAGCCAATGAAACGGTGGCAGAACATTACAATAAATTACAATTACCTTTTATTTATCGAATTCATGAAGATCCAAAAGAAGAAAAATTGCAACGTTTTTTTGATTTTGCAGCTGCTTTGGGTATGGTAGTAAAACATACGAAAGGAAGCATCACCCCCAAAGATTTACAAAAGGTTGTGGCCGATGTCGCAGAGCGACCAGAAGCGATGGTTGTCAATATGATGTTGTTACGTAGTATGCAGCAGGCAAAATATTCTGAACATAATGCCGGACACTATGGCTTGGCCGCTGATTATTATACACACTTTACTTCACCGATAAGACGATACCCAGATTTAATCGTTCATCGCCTTATTCGCAGTTATGCAAGTGATACAAGCAAAAAAATGCAAAGCAAATGGCAAGAAAAGCTGCCAGAAATTGCGCATCATTCTTCTGATATGGAACGTCGTGCTGTTTTGTGCGAACGGGAAGTTGACGCCATGAAAAAAGCAGAATTTATGCAAGAACATATTGGTGAAGATTTTGATGGAGTTATCAGCTCAATTACGAAATTTGGTATTTTCATTGAATTACCAAATACAATTGAAGGTATGATTCACATTAGTAATTTAAAAGAGGACTATTTTCACTTTGTTGAGCAACAATTAGCTCTTGTTGGTGAAAGAACAGGAATGACTTTTAAAATTGGACAAAAAGTCCGTGTGAAAGTAACTAATGCTAATCCTGAAACAAGAGAAATTGACTTTGAATTGGTCTCAGCAGAAGAAGTTACCCAATTACCTCGACCACAAGTGAGTCGTAACAATCGTAGTGGCAAAAAAACAGATAATCGTTCCAGTCGCCGTCAGAAACATACGCCAGCTAAATCAAAGGCGTATGATAATAAAGGTAAATTGCAAGTTGATCTTAATGGTAATAAGAAGAAAAAAGGGAAAAAACCTTTTTATAAAGGTATAAAAAAGAAAAAACATAAATAA
- the spxB gene encoding pyruvate oxidase has product MTKINAGVAMLKVMEDWGIDHLYGLPGGSFNSTMDALFDEQNHIHYIQVRHEETGALAAAADAKVTGKIGAVFGSAGPGATHLINGLYDAQMDHVPVLALLGQVASTAMNTNAFQELNENPMFADVSVYNRTVMNAESLPFVIDEAIKAAYRHSGVAVVTIPVDYGYEEIEDNFVSTAATYQTAIIPPNDAQLKAALPLIKEAKKPVLYIGQGVRGGAEVVKAFAEHFSMPVAAAVLAKGIINDDYENYLGSAARVATKPANEALLSADLIISVGSNFPFGNFMFNKDAKFIQVDIDGSKFGRRHEVDVAILGDGIMSLQRLIELGEARSADKWYKANQQNIKNWHNWRHSFYDDNRKPMRPEPVYKEINRIAEDDAIFVVDVGNVTTHSVRHLEMNGKQQFTTSGWFATMGYAVPGAIGAQLSFPDRQVFTINGDGGFAMNMQDIITQVKYKLPIINVILTNDSLGFIEAEQEVTNKAIFGVDLYDVDFGKAAEAMGAKGFTITDYDQLAPAFDAAKVSDRPVVIEVKIANDRPFPVDAMELDPNNFTAEQIEAFKKRYEIHDMPNLADLLAE; this is encoded by the coding sequence ATGACAAAAATCAATGCCGGTGTCGCAATGTTAAAAGTCATGGAAGATTGGGGAATTGATCATCTTTACGGCTTACCTGGTGGTTCCTTCAACTCTACAATGGATGCTTTATTCGACGAACAAAATCATATTCACTATATCCAAGTCCGCCATGAAGAAACTGGTGCACTCGCTGCTGCTGCTGATGCCAAGGTAACGGGCAAAATTGGTGCAGTATTTGGTTCAGCCGGTCCTGGTGCAACTCATTTGATCAACGGTTTGTATGATGCACAAATGGATCATGTTCCAGTTTTGGCTTTGCTCGGTCAAGTGGCTTCAACTGCGATGAATACTAATGCTTTTCAAGAATTAAATGAAAATCCAATGTTTGCTGACGTCAGTGTTTATAATCGTACTGTGATGAATGCGGAAAGTTTACCATTTGTAATCGATGAAGCAATTAAGGCTGCTTACCGCCACAGTGGTGTAGCGGTTGTTACTATCCCAGTTGATTATGGGTATGAAGAAATTGAAGACAACTTTGTTTCAACTGCGGCAACTTACCAAACTGCTATTATTCCACCAAATGATGCGCAATTAAAAGCTGCTTTGCCATTAATTAAAGAAGCTAAAAAACCCGTTTTATATATTGGACAAGGAGTTCGTGGTGGCGCTGAGGTGGTCAAAGCTTTCGCTGAACATTTTAGTATGCCAGTGGCAGCTGCGGTTTTAGCAAAAGGTATTATTAATGATGATTATGAAAATTATTTAGGCTCTGCTGCACGGGTGGCAACAAAACCAGCCAACGAAGCTTTACTTAGTGCTGACTTGATTATTTCTGTCGGTAGTAACTTCCCATTTGGTAACTTTATGTTTAACAAAGATGCTAAATTTATCCAAGTCGATATTGATGGTTCAAAATTTGGTCGCCGACATGAAGTAGATGTTGCTATTTTAGGGGACGGTATTATGTCCTTACAACGCTTAATCGAACTTGGAGAAGCCCGTTCTGCTGATAAATGGTACAAAGCAAATCAACAAAACATTAAGAACTGGCACAACTGGCGTCATAGTTTCTATGATGATAACCGCAAACCAATGCGACCAGAACCCGTGTACAAAGAAATTAACCGGATTGCTGAAGACGACGCAATTTTCGTCGTGGATGTGGGGAATGTCACAACCCACTCTGTTCGTCATTTGGAAATGAATGGTAAACAACAATTTACCACATCGGGTTGGTTTGCAACCATGGGTTATGCAGTACCTGGTGCAATTGGGGCGCAATTGAGTTTCCCAGATCGTCAAGTTTTCACAATTAATGGCGATGGTGGTTTTGCCATGAATATGCAAGACATTATTACTCAAGTAAAATACAAATTACCAATCATTAACGTAATATTGACCAACGATTCACTTGGTTTCATTGAAGCAGAACAAGAAGTAACCAATAAAGCAATCTTTGGAGTTGATTTATACGATGTTGATTTTGGTAAAGCAGCTGAAGCAATGGGTGCAAAAGGCTTTACCATTACGGATTATGATCAATTAGCGCCTGCTTTTGATGCGGCAAAAGTTAGTGATCGGCCCGTTGTAATTGAGGTAAAAATTGCAAACGATCGTCCATTCCCAGTCGATGCAATGGAACTTGACCCCAATAATTTCACAGCAGAACAAATCGAAGCTTTTAAAAAACGTTACGAAATTCATGATATGCCAAACTTAGCCGATTTATTAGCTGAATAA
- a CDS encoding alpha/beta hydrolase, giving the protein MVTENNPQAKIILHGEGMGAAAVLMASGEKLPQQVKLLIADSSYTSVYSTFKYQLHRLTNYPINRFMGLANHYAKERNGYSLLEASVSRQLGSNHLPVLFLHGQKDKFIPVKETVTLMEATADRKELKIFEGSGHLKAKKEQPEAYWQTIWSFIEKNLS; this is encoded by the coding sequence TTGGTCACTGAAAATAATCCCCAAGCAAAGATCATTCTTCATGGTGAGGGCATGGGGGCGGCCGCGGTACTGATGGCAAGTGGCGAAAAGCTACCGCAACAAGTAAAATTACTGATTGCCGATAGTAGTTACACATCTGTTTATAGTACATTTAAATACCAACTTCATCGTTTAACCAACTATCCTATTAATCGTTTTATGGGGTTAGCAAATCATTATGCGAAAGAAAGGAATGGGTACTCCTTATTAGAGGCATCTGTTAGCAGACAGTTGGGAAGTAATCATTTACCGGTTTTATTTCTCCATGGTCAAAAGGACAAATTTATTCCCGTTAAAGAAACAGTTACGTTAATGGAGGCTACGGCAGATAGAAAAGAACTCAAAATTTTTGAAGGATCAGGTCACTTAAAAGCTAAAAAAGAACAACCAGAAGCCTATTGGCAAACAATTTGGTCATTTATTGAAAAAAATTTAAGTTAA
- a CDS encoding (4Fe-4S)-binding protein — translation MEGNKINGQGVTEEMLVADGYRKYSGKDIDIYYNKDICAHVGNCVRGNGAVFEVGRRPWILADNASADEDARVINTCPTGALKFIRKDV, via the coding sequence ATGGAAGGAAATAAAATCAACGGTCAAGGAGTCACAGAAGAAATGCTAGTTGCTGATGGGTATCGCAAATACTCCGGCAAAGATATTGATATTTATTATAACAAAGATATTTGTGCCCATGTCGGTAATTGTGTTCGTGGAAACGGTGCTGTATTTGAAGTTGGTCGCAGACCATGGATTTTGGCAGATAATGCGAGCGCCGATGAAGATGCGCGCGTTATTAACACATGTCCGACTGGGGCATTAAAATTTATTCGAAAGGATGTTTGA
- a CDS encoding methanol dehydrogenase — MKKGLLRVGIGVAVLSLGVAYLAKKTGFFEDDSHLYDEFEA; from the coding sequence ATGAAAAAAGGATTATTACGCGTTGGCATCGGCGTTGCCGTCTTATCTCTTGGCGTTGCGTATTTAGCTAAGAAAACAGGTTTTTTTGAAGACGATAGTCATTTATACGATGAATTTGAAGCATAA
- a CDS encoding oleate hydratase: MRKNKAIMIGAGLANMAAAVYLIQEGNWSGDKITFYSLDDHGSNDGSPLKDATDEYWNENHPLENQKGYIARGGRMLNYRTYVDLMDLLERVPSVTEENMTAAEDTRDFDAKHRTFDKARLLQGGKGIVDGGHLGFSNKDRMLLTKLIAMPDSEEEKLDNVSIAEYFKDDPAFFETNFWYMWETTFAFRTKSSAQELRRYMHQMIYEFTQIEHLVGVNRTRYNQYESIMLPLINYLKDQGVKIILDRLVTDWEFKETAMQDEITVTGLHMTNTKTNEEEFVSVDEDTAVIFTNGSITDAATMGDYHTPAVENLDYGAASSLWKKAASRFYNLGNPDKFFADRDASEWVSFTLTTKNHLLLNEIARITTQEPGNALNSFLSTAPITPLNQVDVNMSIVVHHQPHFTTQKPNEAVIWGYFLYPRRKGEFVDKQYIKMTGKEMAEELIGQLSKVDPGPVNIKEHEAEILDSIINNIPVYMPYASALFNNRAKSDRPKVIPKHSTNLAFTGEFVEQPYQMIFTEQSAVRSGEIAAFHFAGIPMSHLVKTPRYDKDLPTLLKAAKKMFE, from the coding sequence ATGAGAAAAAATAAAGCAATTATGATAGGCGCTGGCTTAGCGAATATGGCAGCAGCAGTATATTTAATTCAAGAAGGAAATTGGTCAGGAGATAAAATTACGTTTTATTCATTAGACGATCATGGTTCAAATGATGGTTCACCTTTAAAAGATGCGACAGATGAATATTGGAATGAAAATCATCCTTTGGAAAATCAAAAAGGCTATATTGCTCGTGGCGGACGAATGTTAAATTATCGTACGTATGTTGATTTAATGGATTTATTGGAAAGAGTACCTTCTGTAACAGAAGAAAATATGACAGCTGCAGAAGATACCCGCGATTTTGACGCGAAACATCGTACTTTTGATAAAGCGCGATTACTACAAGGTGGTAAAGGTATCGTTGATGGCGGACATTTAGGGTTTAGTAATAAAGATCGTATGCTATTAACTAAATTAATCGCTATGCCTGATTCTGAAGAAGAAAAGCTCGACAATGTTTCTATTGCCGAATATTTTAAAGATGATCCTGCATTCTTTGAAACGAACTTCTGGTATATGTGGGAGACAACCTTTGCTTTTCGGACTAAAAGTTCTGCCCAAGAGCTACGACGTTATATGCATCAAATGATTTATGAATTTACTCAGATAGAACATTTGGTTGGGGTAAATAGAACCCGTTACAATCAATATGAAAGTATCATGTTGCCACTCATCAACTATTTAAAAGATCAAGGGGTCAAAATTATTTTAGATCGTTTGGTTACAGATTGGGAATTTAAAGAGACTGCAATGCAAGATGAAATCACAGTGACAGGTTTGCATATGACGAACACTAAAACGAACGAAGAAGAATTTGTATCAGTAGACGAAGATACGGCAGTAATTTTTACCAATGGTTCTATCACTGATGCAGCTACTATGGGGGATTATCATACTCCAGCTGTTGAAAATCTAGATTATGGTGCTGCTTCAAGTCTTTGGAAAAAAGCCGCTAGTCGTTTTTACAACTTGGGTAATCCAGATAAATTTTTTGCAGATCGAGATGCGAGCGAATGGGTTAGCTTTACACTAACAACCAAAAATCATTTATTGTTAAATGAAATTGCCCGTATTACAACCCAAGAACCCGGTAATGCTTTGAATTCATTCTTGTCAACGGCACCTATTACACCGCTAAATCAAGTGGATGTTAATATGTCAATTGTGGTTCACCATCAACCGCACTTTACAACACAAAAACCAAATGAAGCTGTAATCTGGGGTTACTTCCTATATCCTCGTCGCAAAGGTGAATTTGTGGATAAACAATACATCAAAATGACAGGGAAAGAAATGGCTGAAGAATTAATTGGGCAATTATCAAAAGTTGATCCAGGTCCTGTGAATATTAAAGAACATGAAGCAGAAATCTTGGATAGTATTATAAATAATATTCCTGTTTATATGCCATATGCTTCTGCTTTGTTTAACAATCGTGCAAAATCTGATCGACCAAAAGTTATTCCAAAACATAGCACTAACTTAGCTTTCACTGGTGAATTTGTCGAACAGCCTTATCAAATGATCTTCACAGAACAAAGCGCTGTGCGTTCAGGTGAAATTGCGGCTTTCCATTTTGCTGGGATTCCTATGAGTCATTTGGTTAAAACACCACGATACGATAAAGATTTACCAACTTTATTAAAAGCTGCTAAAAAAATGTTTGAGTAA
- a CDS encoding branched-chain amino acid aminotransferase, producing the protein MEIDWENLGFNYMKLPYRFIAHFKNGIWDSGQLTEDEYLHIHEGSTALHYGQQCFEGLKAYSRKDGKVNLFRADQNSARLNRSARRLLMPEVPEAMFLNAIKQVVAANREFVPPYGTGGTLYLRPLLIGVGPNIGVHAAPEYIFTVFCMPVGAYFKGGLTPTNFIVSDYDRAAPKGTGAAKVGGNYAASLLPGEEAKAHNFSDCIYLDPETHTKIEEVGSANFFGITKENQFVTPKSPSILPSITKYSLLYLAKERLGLEAVEEDVFLNRLDRFTEAGACGTAAVISPIGGIQYGDKFHVFYSETNVGPVTQKLYDELTGIQFGDKEAPTNWIITLD; encoded by the coding sequence ATGGAAATAGATTGGGAAAATTTGGGTTTTAATTATATGAAATTACCTTATCGTTTTATCGCCCATTTTAAAAATGGCATCTGGGATAGTGGTCAATTAACAGAAGATGAATATTTGCACATCCACGAGGGTTCTACTGCATTACATTATGGTCAACAGTGCTTTGAAGGACTAAAAGCATACAGTCGCAAAGATGGAAAAGTAAATTTATTTCGTGCCGATCAAAACAGTGCTCGTCTAAATCGTAGTGCGCGCCGACTATTAATGCCAGAAGTACCAGAAGCTATGTTTTTAAATGCCATTAAACAAGTCGTTGCAGCAAATCGTGAATTTGTACCACCTTATGGCACCGGGGGAACACTTTATCTTCGCCCATTATTAATTGGAGTAGGTCCTAATATCGGTGTTCATGCCGCACCAGAATATATCTTTACAGTTTTTTGTATGCCAGTAGGTGCTTACTTTAAAGGCGGCTTAACACCAACTAATTTTATCGTCTCAGATTATGATCGGGCTGCACCAAAAGGTACTGGAGCTGCCAAAGTGGGTGGCAACTATGCAGCCAGCCTATTACCTGGGGAAGAAGCAAAAGCACATAATTTTTCTGATTGTATTTATTTAGACCCTGAAACTCATACTAAGATTGAAGAAGTTGGATCAGCCAATTTCTTTGGAATCACAAAAGAAAATCAATTTGTGACACCAAAATCACCGTCGATTTTACCAAGCATCACCAAATACTCTTTGCTTTATCTAGCCAAAGAACGTTTAGGGCTGGAAGCTGTAGAAGAAGATGTATTTCTCAATCGCTTAGATCGCTTTACAGAAGCGGGGGCTTGTGGCACAGCAGCAGTTATTTCACCAATTGGTGGCATTCAATACGGAGATAAATTTCACGTCTTTTATTCGGAAACTAATGTCGGACCTGTTACCCAAAAATTATATGATGAATTAACTGGAATTCAGTTTGGTGACAAAGAAGCACCGACAAACTGGATTATTACACTAGATTAA